The Xanthobacter flavus genome includes a window with the following:
- a CDS encoding tautomerase family protein produces MPILNVKLSGAPDTALAAKVAATLSDLTARILRKDPKLTAVAVSFVPAEHWFVGGEALSAKRRSSFSLDILVVDGTNTKDEKAAYLEAVFAAMSGLLPELDEESYILVREVKADAYGYGGRTQESRYVEKKLRAA; encoded by the coding sequence ATGCCCATCCTGAACGTGAAGCTCTCCGGCGCCCCGGACACCGCCCTCGCGGCCAAGGTCGCCGCCACCTTGTCCGATCTCACCGCCCGCATCCTGCGCAAGGACCCGAAGCTGACGGCGGTGGCCGTCTCCTTCGTGCCGGCGGAGCACTGGTTCGTGGGCGGGGAAGCCCTGAGCGCGAAGCGTCGCTCGTCTTTTTCGCTCGATATTCTCGTGGTGGATGGCACCAACACCAAGGACGAGAAGGCCGCCTATCTGGAAGCCGTCTTCGCGGCCATGTCCGGCCTGCTACCGGAGCTGGATGAGGAGAGCTACATCCTCGTGCGCGAAGTGAAGGCGGACGCCTATGGCTATGGCGGGCGCACGCAGGAAAGCCGCTATGTGGAGAAGAAGCTCCGGGCGGCCTGA
- a CDS encoding DUF721 domain-containing protein, which yields MNTNFTRRHRGPRPLADFVAPGISDLCGRAGFSVVEVVTHWDEIVGPDLAPRCIPLKLQWPREEGAAATLVVRVEGAYAIELQYAAGIVVERINAYFGWRCVGRLMLRQGPVPQRHAPPPVPPKPDKATVAAVRHEIGAFEDEALADSLARLGALVRRERGGG from the coding sequence TTGAACACCAATTTCACCCGTCGCCACCGTGGCCCGCGCCCCCTCGCCGATTTCGTCGCGCCGGGGATCAGCGACCTGTGCGGCCGCGCCGGCTTCTCGGTGGTGGAGGTGGTGACCCACTGGGACGAGATCGTGGGGCCGGACCTCGCGCCCCGCTGCATCCCCCTCAAGCTGCAATGGCCGCGGGAGGAGGGGGCTGCGGCCACCCTCGTGGTGCGGGTGGAAGGCGCCTATGCCATCGAGCTGCAATATGCCGCCGGCATCGTGGTGGAGCGAATCAACGCCTATTTCGGCTGGCGCTGCGTCGGCCGCCTGATGCTTCGCCAGGGCCCGGTGCCCCAGCGCCACGCGCCGCCGCCGGTGCCGCCGAAGCCGGACAAGGCGACCGTCGCCGCCGTTCGACACGAGATCGGCGCGTTCGAGGACGAGGCGCTGGCGGATTCCCTCGCCAGGCTCGGCGCGCTGGTGCGGCGCGAGCGCGGCGGCGGATAG
- a CDS encoding DsbA family protein — protein MIVDRRRFLVGAGLAAMAAGLGLPFSFEPAAAQTVEQAKLIAPEASPLPEKALGSATAPVTIIEYASMTCSHCAAFHTGTFPELKKKYIDTGKVRFIFREFPFEPVATAAFMLARCVPEDKYFPMVSTLFETQKTWAYSTDPAAGLLAVAKQAGMSQADFEKCLTDQQLGEKVQESALYANKELGVNATPTFFVNGKKLSGALGMAEWDKELAPLLAGK, from the coding sequence ATGATTGTCGATCGCCGCCGTTTCCTGGTCGGAGCAGGCCTCGCCGCGATGGCGGCCGGGCTCGGCCTGCCGTTCTCCTTCGAACCGGCCGCGGCCCAGACCGTGGAGCAGGCCAAGCTGATCGCCCCCGAGGCGAGCCCGCTGCCGGAGAAGGCGCTGGGCAGCGCCACGGCGCCGGTCACCATCATCGAATATGCCTCGATGACGTGCAGCCACTGCGCCGCCTTCCACACCGGCACCTTCCCCGAGCTGAAGAAGAAGTACATCGACACCGGCAAGGTGCGCTTCATCTTCCGCGAGTTCCCGTTCGAGCCGGTGGCGACCGCCGCCTTCATGCTCGCCCGCTGCGTGCCCGAGGACAAATATTTCCCCATGGTCTCGACCCTGTTCGAGACGCAGAAGACCTGGGCCTACAGCACCGACCCCGCCGCCGGCCTCCTCGCCGTCGCCAAGCAGGCCGGCATGAGCCAGGCCGATTTCGAGAAGTGCCTCACCGACCAGCAGCTCGGCGAGAAGGTGCAGGAAAGCGCCCTCTACGCCAACAAGGAGCTGGGCGTGAACGCGACCCCCACCTTCTTCGTCAACGGCAAGAAGCTCTCCGGCGCCCTCGGCATGGCCGAATGGGACAAGGAGCTGGCCCCGCTGCTCGCCGGCAAGTGA